The following are from one region of the Rhizobacter sp. AJA081-3 genome:
- a CDS encoding YdcF family protein, translated as MNDIFVLLGISSWKPVVAALLLPPVPFILLMLVGTRLVLPRRGLGWLVALSGAVLLWLSACSGTARLLSQALLAPPGALPLQRIAELKAEVQAKQPIAIVVLGGGAKSLAPEYGVSNLSGLSLERLRYGLWLGRETGAPVAFSGGIGWADVAASPVPEAQVAARIAVQDFGRPIKWTEERSRDTRENAAYTVPLLKEQGIRRAIIVTHERHMPRAMRAFVQAAEGSGIVFEPAPIDLLDAQLRQPSSWLPSTGGLRMVREVLHEAAGRAFGA; from the coding sequence GTGAACGACATCTTCGTGCTGCTTGGAATCTCTTCGTGGAAGCCGGTTGTTGCCGCGCTGCTGCTGCCGCCCGTGCCCTTCATCCTGCTGATGCTGGTGGGCACGCGCCTGGTGCTGCCACGCCGTGGCCTGGGCTGGCTGGTCGCGCTCAGCGGCGCGGTGCTGCTGTGGCTGTCGGCCTGCAGCGGAACCGCGCGGTTGCTCTCCCAGGCCTTGCTCGCCCCGCCCGGCGCCTTGCCGCTGCAGCGCATCGCCGAATTGAAGGCCGAGGTGCAGGCCAAGCAGCCGATCGCGATCGTGGTGCTCGGCGGTGGCGCCAAGTCGCTCGCGCCGGAGTACGGCGTCAGCAACCTGTCCGGTCTGTCCCTCGAACGGCTGCGCTACGGACTCTGGCTGGGCCGCGAGACCGGCGCACCCGTGGCCTTCAGCGGCGGCATCGGCTGGGCCGACGTGGCCGCGAGCCCGGTGCCCGAGGCGCAGGTCGCCGCACGCATCGCCGTGCAGGATTTCGGCCGCCCGATCAAGTGGACCGAGGAGCGCTCGCGTGACACGCGCGAGAACGCGGCCTACACAGTTCCCCTGCTCAAGGAGCAGGGCATCCGCCGCGCCATCATCGTCACGCACGAGCGCCACATGCCGCGTGCCATGCGCGCTTTCGTGCAGGCCGCCGAGGGCAGCGGCATCGTCTTCGAGCCGGCACCGATCGACCTGCTCGACGCCCAGCTGCGCCAGCCCTCGAGCTGGCTGCCATCGACCGGCGGGCTGCGGATGGTGCGCGAGGTGCTGCACGAGGCCGCCGGCCGCGCCTTCGGCGCCTGA
- a CDS encoding DUF748 domain-containing protein produces the protein MSRLGAWPRRLAIALAVLLALWALAWLAVPPLLKSQAQSRLGELLGRSVSIGAVDFRPWSLELTVSEVAIGPAPGGTQPLLKLARAYVDADAGSLWRRAPVIAALELDGLEVKLARTSPGHYDIDDLLARFAPDPAAAPAAPGDPPRFALYNLKLRDAAFSFDDRPVARVHRLDAVQVSLPFLSNLPAHLEVTAQPRVAFRLDGTAFDSGAQATPFAARRKGELKLSFAELDLAAYAAYLPASLPLRLQKGVLNADLALRFELPEGADPIVVLSGSTGLKNLAVADAAGAPVLGWRQLQVGLRDVQPFARRVALGTVKLDGALLHLARNADGRLNLQALGGTAAPVPAPAASAAASAPPARAAGSVWLASLDQLVIDDARLLWNDASTRPAAALQIEALRVRAKQWQWPLAAPAPMTLSATLRSQAPGAAPAGQLGIDGNFSDREANGTLELSELALSNSRPTWRRHCCLVWKVAPPSRAASTGAAMPPRPGWRWASTTPASMPCASCRAAAVRPATNCRSSNSRWPTRVSIWSPGRSSSGA, from the coding sequence ATGAGTCGCCTGGGCGCCTGGCCGCGCCGGCTGGCCATCGCGCTGGCCGTGCTGCTGGCGCTGTGGGCGCTGGCCTGGCTGGCCGTGCCGCCGCTGCTCAAGTCGCAGGCGCAGTCGCGGCTGGGCGAACTGCTCGGCCGCAGCGTCAGCATCGGCGCGGTGGACTTCCGCCCCTGGAGCCTGGAGCTCACGGTGAGCGAGGTCGCCATCGGTCCGGCGCCGGGCGGCACGCAACCGCTGCTGAAGCTGGCCCGTGCATACGTGGACGCCGACGCCGGCTCGCTGTGGCGGCGCGCGCCGGTGATCGCGGCGCTGGAGCTCGACGGCCTGGAGGTGAAGCTGGCGCGCACCTCGCCCGGCCACTACGACATCGACGACCTGCTCGCGCGCTTCGCGCCCGACCCGGCCGCTGCGCCTGCGGCGCCCGGCGATCCGCCGCGCTTCGCGCTCTACAACCTCAAGTTGCGGGATGCGGCGTTCAGTTTCGATGACCGCCCCGTTGCTCGCGTGCACAGGCTCGATGCGGTGCAGGTGTCGCTGCCCTTCCTGTCCAACCTGCCGGCGCACCTGGAGGTAACGGCGCAGCCCCGCGTGGCCTTCCGGCTCGACGGCACGGCCTTCGACAGCGGCGCGCAGGCCACGCCCTTCGCCGCGCGGCGCAAGGGCGAACTGAAGCTGAGCTTCGCCGAGCTCGACCTCGCCGCTTATGCCGCCTACCTGCCCGCTTCGCTGCCCTTGCGCCTGCAGAAGGGGGTGCTCAATGCCGACCTGGCGCTGCGCTTCGAACTGCCCGAGGGCGCCGACCCCATCGTGGTGCTCAGCGGCAGCACGGGCCTGAAGAACCTCGCCGTGGCCGATGCGGCCGGGGCGCCCGTGCTCGGATGGCGGCAGCTGCAGGTCGGGCTGCGCGACGTGCAGCCTTTCGCGCGGCGCGTGGCGCTGGGCACCGTGAAGCTCGACGGCGCGCTGCTCCATCTGGCGCGCAACGCCGACGGGCGCCTCAATCTGCAGGCGCTCGGTGGCACGGCAGCGCCGGTGCCGGCGCCGGCGGCGAGCGCAGCGGCATCGGCGCCACCGGCACGCGCGGCCGGTAGCGTCTGGCTGGCCTCGCTCGATCAGCTGGTGATCGACGACGCTCGCCTGCTCTGGAACGATGCGAGCACACGGCCGGCCGCCGCGCTGCAGATCGAGGCCCTTCGCGTGCGTGCGAAGCAGTGGCAGTGGCCGCTGGCCGCACCCGCGCCGATGACCCTCTCGGCGACCTTGCGCAGCCAGGCGCCCGGTGCCGCGCCGGCCGGGCAGCTCGGCATCGACGGGAACTTCAGCGACCGCGAGGCGAACGGCACGCTGGAGCTCAGCGAGCTCGCGCTGTCGAACTCGCGCCCTACGTGGCGCAGGCACTGCTGCCTCGTGTGGAAGGTCGCGCCGCCGTCAAGGGCCGCTTCGACTGGCGCAGCGATGCCGCCTCGCCCCGGCTGGCGCTGGGCATCGACAACGCCAGCCTCGATGCCCTGCGCCTCGTGTCGGGCAGCGGCCGTGCGGCCCGCGACGAACTGTCGTTCAAGCAACTCGCGCTGGCCGACGCGCGTCTCGATCTGGTCGCCCGGCAGATCGAGCTCGGGCGCATGA